The [Clostridium] celerecrescens 18A genomic sequence CAAGGGTATGCGCCTCCTGACACCTACAATAGTAATTCCTGGGGACTTATACGGTGGGTAGCTGGATCTTCTGGTATAGCTTATTTGCAATTTGTACAAGATCGCAGTGCTGCCATTATTACCAGGTCTATTAGTAGGACGGGTAATACGGATACAGGCTGGATATTACATTAAAATGATCATTTAATCCAGTAGCACGAATCGAACATAGTAACCAGCATAAATTGCGGCACTTGATTTAATTACGTTAACCTGTAAGGTATTGCAGTCTATCCTCGTTATTCCGTCCATGGTCCGCAGATCTGACCATGTGCCAGTAGATAACTGTATTTGTGCGGCCAATAGGTATGTATTACCAGATGAACTTCCACTGATGTTAAATAGTTGGTTGGTAGACGTATCATTAAATACCCCGGCGGCAGTGCGGATGCGACTTGTGTCAAATTTGTTGTTCAGATTATTACTTACTCCCGCTAAATTGCTATTTAAGGAGATCCATAAATGAAAGATTATAAGATTTTTATAAACATAACAAAAGAGGTTTTAGATTCCGTGAAACCAGGTGATTTAGTAAAAGTCAACGATTGGAAAAAACCGTTGAAGGTAATTGCTGTCTCTGATAATTATTTTGTGATGGCAAGGAAATTGTTTGGAGAATGGGAGTATTCGGTTTGTGAAAAGAAACCTTGGGGTGGAATAAGATATAACGCAATGATTGGCGGCAAATTTCATATTGGTACAGATGGTTGGGTATTTGGTTCTCCGACATGGATTGATTTTGATTGCGAGGGATATGACTTTGATAATTTGGAAGCGTCCCAAGCTTACATAAACTCATTTGAGTTATCAGAGGATAACAGGGATCATTCTTTTATTTCTCCACGCAATGCCGTGCCGATAGCCAGTATTTATATTAAGTCAAACTAAACCACGGGTTCCGGCGTGCATGGGAAGCCGGATTAAATGCGGTCAATCAGGTGGTGGCATCTGGGCGTAAAGCAGCCCGTAACTGAATTTGTGGAGGTAAGTAGAAATGAAAAATTCTAAGGTCATAGCAGCCGATGAAGAAATAATGAAAACTGCTTCAGATACTTTTTTCAGACAGTTAGTTGAGTGGATGAACAGTGAAAGTATTGAAAACACTGATAGTCTCCAAGATGCTGCTGAGATTGTCCGGAAAGAATTTCTACAGAAAGGTGACTGGTACAATGCTCTGGTAGATTCCATTGCCCAGTATTTGAGAACCATTCCAGCCAATAAAGGGTTATACAACGTTGCAGAGGAGCTTGCTGATCGTATTATCGGAATAGAAAATTTGGAAGGAGATATCCATGGACAAGAAAGAATTGGCAAGGCTCATTGATGGCCGGGAATATGGCTATGAACCATTCCGGGACGTTCGGCAGGCAGCGAAAGAATCTGGTCTGGTTATCGTCAGTGGTGCGTCTGATGACTTGATGGAAATTGACGGCGCTATTTATGATGAGCAGGGTTGTTTTGAAGGTGGCGTGATATATTTTGACCGTCAAGGTGCATTTGGTAGTGATGGTTATGCTACAAATAAGATTGTAGCCCTCTGGTGCGATAGGTCCGCATTAGACGAAAACGGAAAAGTTATTACCTGGACGTATAAAACGGATATTCCCCATGAAACTTTTATGATTTATGAGGACGTGGCGCCTTACTGCCGGGGTATAGTATTTAATTTGGCAGATGTGAAATAGAGGTGAGGGATTTGGTATTTCTGAAATGGATTATTACGGTTTGGCATATATCTATGGCACTATTTATTTGCTCGACTTCTAGAGGGTTGACTTGGGAAAGGAATAAAGCTGCCGTTATTGGGTTTAGTATTATGGCTATTATGTATGTTCTGGCATTGGTGCCGATTTGGAGGTGATAGATATGATGTGTTTCACAGAGCAGCAGAAACAGGAAATTGTACATACAGGAATGCTTGTTGTTGAGTTCAAGAGGTCAGTTGTTAAGGCCAGCGAAGCCGTGAAAGAGGTATTTGAGTTTGTGAAGGATGTATTGCTGCAGCTGGCAGATAGAACCACTAAAAGGCTACAGGTAATTCATCGGGGATATCAGAAATTACCTCTAAAAGAAAAATATAAAGCGGTCCGCAGGCTAGACAAGTGCGGATTCACTGAAAAAGAAATTAACCTGATGGTAGGGGGAACATACCACTGCCGGAATAATTGTTAGGGAGGAGTTAGAAGATGAAAAACGTAATTGCTATTGTGGTAGCTGGTATTAGCTTTTTATTGTGATTCTACGTTGGTGGCTGGCTCCTGTTTATACAGCCGATTATATCTGCCGGTCATGCTTTTGACGCCGGTACATTAACTGCAACGATTATTGGCTTGACCATTATCAAGTGTATGCTTGCAGCTGCTGTGGGTTCAATTATCATTTGGCTTGGATGTACAATAGCTGGGTTCATTCAGCTGATTGGAGGGCGTAAGAGAAAGTGATTTTTACATATTTCGGAATTGTCCTGTTCTTTATCACTGAATGGGCGCAATTCAAAAAGGAACGGCCGACATCAGCTTTCAAGGGCCATGCGTTGTCCTTTGAGGCTGACAGGTCGAGGCACCCAGTATAGCTGGTGCTAAGCGAAAGATGTGTAACTATAAAATATCTTTGAAATTTTAAATCACTAAGTGCCAAACTTAAAAATTCTTTCGCAGGCCAATGGCAACGAAGCAATGATGGTAAGTTGCTGAAAAGTCCATCAGAGTGATCAAAATGTACTAACTCCCCATAGCTGAATGCTTGTCAGGGGCCGTCACTGGCCCGTGGGGATTTGCCCGGAAACGGGCATTGACGTTTTACTATCCTTTCACCTCATAGCTGTTTGCTGTTAAGGCGGAGCAAATCCGCCGTGAGGTTTTGGAACAGTAAGTCCATGCAGTATGCGTATTGATTCCCATTTTGGAGTGGTCGGTACGCAGCTGGCAGACGTGTCACCTGCAAGGCAGTTCCTAAGTGAAGTCAAGGCATTTTGCACATTGGAAATTGAATATTGCTGGTTGGTGAGTTATAATATATTCAACACGAATGATTAGGGGGTTTTTATGGACAAGCGATATCAGATATTTATAAGTTCAACATTTACTGATTTGAAAGATGAAAGAAAGGCGATTATTGAAGGACTTTTAAATGCAAAGTACATACCTTCAGGCATGGAGATGTTTGCAGCTTCTAATGATGAACAATTTAAGTATATAAAGAAAATCATAGATACTTGTGATTATTACGTACTGATTGTAGGGGCAAGATATGGTTCGATTAATCCTTCCACAGGTAAAAGTTTTACTGAGCAAGAATATGATTATGCTGTTGAAAAGGGCATTCCTGTATTAGCTTTTCTTCATGATGATCCATACAATCTTCCAGCTGAAAAACGAGAAGATGAAAAACGAGAATTATTAGACAAATTTAGAGCTAAAGTATCTAGTGGTCGCTTATGTAAGATGTGGCATACATCGTCAGAACTGATATCGTCAGTAATTATTAGTCTGGGTGAGGAGGTTGCCGACAACCCGCAAATTGGGTGGACGAGAGGTAATGTTGAAGATAGTACTATACTATTGTCTCAACTTAATACTCTTAGGCTGGAGAAAGAGAAAGTTGATAAATCGTTTAAAGAACTAAGAATAAAATATGATGAA encodes the following:
- a CDS encoding DUF4062 domain-containing protein — its product is MDKRYQIFISSTFTDLKDERKAIIEGLLNAKYIPSGMEMFAASNDEQFKYIKKIIDTCDYYVLIVGARYGSINPSTGKSFTEQEYDYAVEKGIPVLAFLHDDPYNLPAEKREDEKRELLDKFRAKVSSGRLCKMWHTSSELISSVIISLGEEVADNPQIGWTRGNVEDSTILLSQLNTLRLEKEKVDKSFKELRIKYDELTRDREDLASGSEHYVILGTETIYESGAYGNRRSRSISRSKSLSWDEIFSAVGPHLLAPKTLHGFKSDLMSSINAAYDAGFSFLNDDCVQTIKIQLYALGLITVYQAKQTSGSVVEGIVITEKGKKYLTELKTIKK